The Bosea sp. 685 DNA window TTGCGGGCGACGAGCCCACCTTCGCCCGGGTGATGACGGAGCGCGTGCGTGCACTCGGCCTGACGAAATCGGTCTTCCGCAATGCGACCGGAGTAGGCGATCCGGAGCAGAAGGTCACGGCCCGCGAACTGGCCAGGCTCGCCGACCACATCATCAAAACCTATCCCGAACTCTACAAGATCTTCGGCCAGCGCGAATTCACCTGGAACAAGATCAAGCAACAGAACCGCAATCCCTTGCTGGCGATGGAAATCGGCGCGGATGGCTTGAAGACCGGTAATATCGACGAGGCGGGCTTCGGCCTTGTCGGCTCGGCGGTCCAGAACGGTCAACGCCTGATCGTCGTGGTCAATGGCCTGAAGACCGCGCGCGACCGGGCACAGGAAGCGCGCAAGCTGCTGGAATGGGGCTTTCGCGCCTTCGAGGCACGCAAGATCTTCGGGGAGGGCGAGATCGTCGGCGAGGCCAGCGTCTTCGGCGGCGCGAAGGGGCGTGTCGCGCTGAAGGCGAAAGGGCCAGTCAGCCTGCTCCTGCCGCGTGGCGCGGGCGAGCGCCTCAATGCGCGGATCGTCTATCGGGGTCCGCTGGTCGCGCCGGTTCAGGAGGGACTGGAGGTTGGGCGCCTGCTCGTCACGCGCGGCGAGGTCAAGACGCTCGAAATCCCGCTCTACGCCGCCGAAACCATTGAACCCGGCACCTTGCAGCGCCGCGCACTCGATGCGGCGATGGAGCTCGCCACCGGCTGGGTGCGCAAGGTCTTGAAGCGAAGCTGAACGGCGCGCAACCGAAGCCAGGATATCTCATCAAGCCTGCAAGGTTGCGTTATCGACCGCCCTCGAATCTCGTATGCAGTCTTCGGCATCCGTGCCGCACTGCGGCAAACTGGTTTTGATAGCAATGCATGAGCAGTCTCGGCACAAGCAGTCTCGTGGTTTCATGATCGCGCTCGAAGGCGTCGACGGCAGCGGCAAGTCGGGGCTGGCGCGTTCCTTGTCCGCCGCATTGCGGGGCGCCGGGCACGCGGTGCTGGCCACACATGAGCCGGGCGGCACGGAGGCCGGCGCCGCCCTGCGCAAGATCCTGCTGGCCAGCAACGCCTATGATTGGACGCCCACGGCCGAATTGCTGCTGATGAATGCCAGCCGGCGCCAGCATATCGACCAGGTCATCCTGCCTGCGCTTAAGGCCGGCAAGATCGTGCTCTGCGACCGCTTCGTCGGCTCGACGATTGCCTATCAAGGCGCGGGGCGGGGGCTCTCAGAAGCGCTGATCCTCGATCTTCACCGCCTGACCATCGAGGATCTCTGGCCCGACCTGACGCTCGTGCTCGATCTCGACCCCAAGGTCGCGCTGGAGCGCAGCCGGTCGCGATTGCAGCAGTCGCAGATCGACGAAGGCCGGTTCGAGGCGCTCGACCTGGCCTTCCATCGCCGCGTTCGCCAATCCTTCCTGGACCAGGCCGCGAAACTGATTGCCCCATACAAGGTCGTCGATGCCGATCGGCCGCCCGCGATCGTGGAACGGGAGGCTTTCGAGCACGTCAGCGGAATTTTGACTGAGAGAATCGCGTGATTACTAAGCCATTTAGCCGGCTTCCTTCATAATCCGAATCAAAGCGCGGTCAGCGCCTGTCCGGCGCTCGGCGATCCACTCCAGGACAGCCACATCGCCGCGGTCCAGGAAAAATCCGGGCCACCGCAGCCGGCGCCGGTGCGCGGGTCGAAATACTCCCAGAAGCCATTGCGCCGGACGAGCTCGCCGCTGTCCTGTCGGAGCGTGTTGGCCTCCTCGCTCAGTCCGTAGCCGGACAGGCCGTCGGTGATCATCCGGTTCATCATCAGCCAGACCGGCCCGCGCCAGTAGCGCGTGGCATCGAAACGCTTGTCGCGCGGGTCGGTGCTGGCGACGGAGAAGCTGGCCACGGCCCGCGTCGCTGCAAGGTATTCTTTGAGGGCCAGCGCGTCCTCCTGGCTGGCGGTCCGGGCATAGAGCGGCAGGAAAGCGGCGCAGGTGACAGCCTCGCT harbors:
- the tmk gene encoding dTMP kinase encodes the protein MIALEGVDGSGKSGLARSLSAALRGAGHAVLATHEPGGTEAGAALRKILLASNAYDWTPTAELLLMNASRRQHIDQVILPALKAGKIVLCDRFVGSTIAYQGAGRGLSEALILDLHRLTIEDLWPDLTLVLDLDPKVALERSRSRLQQSQIDEGRFEALDLAFHRRVRQSFLDQAAKLIAPYKVVDADRPPAIVEREAFEHVSGILTERIA
- a CDS encoding D-alanyl-D-alanine carboxypeptidase family protein — its product is MSAPVTSSDGSDRRSAALRLGVVAFLCLALSLVGTGLRAQNFQSPAPYAVLLDSASGTVLYEKAADELMVPASLAKIATALVAFQEIAQGRLSLDSEIGISENAWRKGGGVSGGSTMFAILNSRVKLSDILQGLIVQSGNDAAIALAEAIAGDEPTFARVMTERVRALGLTKSVFRNATGVGDPEQKVTARELARLADHIIKTYPELYKIFGQREFTWNKIKQQNRNPLLAMEIGADGLKTGNIDEAGFGLVGSAVQNGQRLIVVVNGLKTARDRAQEARKLLEWGFRAFEARKIFGEGEIVGEASVFGGAKGRVALKAKGPVSLLLPRGAGERLNARIVYRGPLVAPVQEGLEVGRLLVTRGEVKTLEIPLYAAETIEPGTLQRRALDAAMELATGWVRKVLKRS